Proteins encoded by one window of Blautia luti:
- the spo0A gene encoding sporulation transcription factor Spo0A, producing the protein MEKLNVAVADDNERMVEVLGKIIEEDKDLELVGKAHNGEEICNIIREKEPDVVVLDIIMPKMDGLAVMERFVHDSSLKKIPAFIVVSAVGKERITEDAFSLGADYYVLKPFDNRMLLNRIKHVRSLGDRKFRQISRQTEVKEENTMTQGNLETDVTNIIHEIGVPAHIKGYQYLRDAIILSVNDMEMLNSITKILYPTIAKRHQTTSSRVERAIRHAIEVAWSRGKMDTIDELFGYTVSTGKGKPTNSEFIALIADKIRLEYKNRTFQ; encoded by the coding sequence ATGGAAAAATTAAATGTGGCGGTTGCGGACGATAATGAGAGAATGGTGGAAGTACTTGGAAAGATCATCGAAGAAGATAAGGATCTGGAACTGGTTGGCAAAGCCCATAATGGAGAAGAAATCTGTAATATTATAAGGGAAAAAGAGCCGGACGTTGTGGTATTGGACATTATTATGCCGAAGATGGACGGCCTGGCAGTGATGGAACGTTTTGTCCATGACAGCAGTTTGAAGAAAATACCGGCGTTTATTGTAGTTTCCGCTGTAGGAAAAGAGAGGATCACGGAAGATGCATTCAGTCTGGGAGCGGATTATTATGTGCTGAAACCTTTTGACAACAGGATGCTGTTAAATCGGATCAAGCATGTGAGAAGCTTAGGAGACAGGAAATTCAGACAGATCAGCAGACAGACAGAAGTAAAAGAAGAAAATACCATGACCCAGGGAAATCTGGAGACAGATGTAACGAACATCATTCATGAGATAGGTGTTCCGGCACATATCAAAGGATATCAGTATCTGCGAGATGCCATTATCCTGTCTGTAAATGATATGGAAATGCTGAATTCCATTACGAAGATTCTGTATCCCACCATTGCGAAACGGCATCAGACAACTTCCAGCAGAGTGGAGAGAGCGATCCGCCATGCCATTGAAGTAGCGTGGAGCAGAGGAAAGATGGATACGATCGATGAGCTTTTCGGATATACGGTAAGCACAGGAAAAGGTAAGCCTACGAATTCTGAATTTATTGCACTGATCGCAGATAAAATCAGACTGGAATATAAAAATCGCACTTTCCAATAG
- the recN gene encoding DNA repair protein RecN yields MLAHLHVKNLALIEEIEVEFGPGLNILTGETGAGKSILLGSMQLILGAKISRNIIRENAPYALVELLFQVENEKAREALAAMDFYPEDGQVLLSRKIMDGRSINKINGETSTVSQMKAAAACLLDIHGQHEHQSLLYQDKQLEILDAYGREKILPAKEKVRQAYKEYSVCRNELDSMDINEEQRNREAAFLEFEIKEIEKAALQPGEDEELECRYRKMNNAKQLTDSLLLVHKLTGYDTTEGAGETVGEAIRELVRVTQFDEGLAPLEETLTSVDGLLNDFNRELSAYLEDLTFDEGEFYETERRLDLINGLKAKYGRTIEEIGAYCSQQKEKLEKLRRFEENLQEMKDRLAKLEKILFENSDKLSRIRREYSSQLEQKVIQGLKDLNFLDVNFAIDFQRKKNYTDNGFDDIGYLISTNPGESLKPLGQIVSGGELSRIMLALKAILADRDQIETLIFDEIDTGISGRTAQKVSEKMAVIGQHHQVLCITHLPQIAAMADSHFEIEKHLKGTETITQIHVLSEEDSVRELARLLSGTEITPAVLENAKEMKELAQKQKNTRLK; encoded by the coding sequence ATGTTAGCACATCTCCATGTAAAAAATCTTGCACTGATAGAAGAGATCGAGGTGGAATTCGGACCGGGACTTAATATCCTTACAGGTGAGACCGGTGCAGGTAAATCCATTCTTCTGGGTTCCATGCAGCTGATCCTGGGAGCCAAGATTTCCAGAAACATAATAAGAGAAAATGCTCCTTATGCTTTGGTGGAACTGCTTTTTCAGGTAGAGAATGAGAAAGCCAGGGAAGCCCTTGCTGCCATGGACTTTTATCCGGAGGACGGGCAGGTGCTTTTGTCCAGAAAGATCATGGACGGAAGGAGTATCAATAAGATCAATGGAGAAACCAGTACTGTAAGCCAGATGAAGGCAGCAGCAGCTTGTCTGCTGGACATTCACGGACAGCATGAACATCAGTCACTGCTGTATCAGGATAAGCAGCTTGAGATATTGGATGCATACGGGAGAGAGAAGATTCTTCCTGCGAAGGAAAAAGTCCGCCAGGCGTATAAAGAATACAGTGTCTGCAGAAACGAACTGGATTCCATGGATATAAATGAGGAACAGAGAAACAGAGAAGCTGCGTTTCTGGAGTTCGAGATCAAAGAAATAGAGAAAGCAGCCCTGCAGCCGGGAGAAGACGAAGAGCTGGAGTGCCGTTACCGCAAAATGAACAATGCAAAGCAGCTGACAGATTCTCTGCTGCTGGTACATAAACTGACAGGTTATGACACTACAGAAGGAGCAGGAGAAACAGTGGGAGAAGCCATAAGGGAACTGGTCCGTGTGACCCAGTTTGATGAGGGGCTTGCACCGTTAGAAGAGACATTGACTTCCGTGGATGGTCTGCTGAATGACTTTAACAGGGAACTTTCTGCTTATCTGGAAGACCTTACCTTCGATGAAGGGGAATTCTATGAGACAGAGAGAAGATTGGATCTTATCAATGGGCTGAAGGCGAAATATGGACGTACCATTGAAGAAATCGGTGCATACTGCAGCCAGCAGAAAGAAAAACTGGAAAAACTTCGCAGATTTGAAGAAAATTTACAGGAAATGAAAGACCGTCTTGCAAAACTGGAAAAAATTCTCTTTGAAAATTCGGATAAACTGTCCAGGATCCGCAGAGAATATAGCAGCCAGCTTGAGCAGAAAGTGATTCAGGGACTGAAAGATCTAAATTTTCTTGATGTAAATTTTGCCATTGATTTCCAGAGAAAGAAAAATTATACAGACAATGGCTTTGATGACATCGGTTATCTGATCTCCACCAATCCGGGAGAGAGCCTGAAACCGTTAGGTCAGATCGTATCCGGCGGTGAACTTTCCAGGATCATGCTTGCGCTGAAAGCAATTCTGGCAGACAGAGACCAGATCGAAACACTGATCTTCGACGAGATCGACACAGGTATCAGCGGAAGAACTGCACAGAAAGTATCAGAGAAAATGGCTGTGATCGGACAGCATCACCAGGTACTTTGCATTACACATCTGCCTCAGATCGCAGCTATGGCAGACAGTCATTTCGAGATTGAAAAGCATCTGAAAGGTACAGAAACCATTACCCAGATCCATGTACTTTCTGAAGAAGATTCTGTCCGTGAACTGGCAAGGCTTCTCAGCGGAACAGAGATCACACCGGCTGTTCTGGAAAATGCAAAAGAAATGAAAGAATTGGCACAGAAACAAAAAAATACAAGATTGAAATAA
- the recA gene encoding recombinase RecA: MINEEKQKALEAALGQIEKHYGKGSVMKLGESSTNMQVETVPTGSLSLDIALGVGGVPKGRIIEIYGPESSGKTTVALHMVAEVQKRGGIAGFIDAEHALDPVYARNIGVDIDNLYISQPDNGEQALEITETMVRSGAVDIVIVDSVAALVPKAEIDGDMGDSHVGLQARLMSQALRKLTAVISKSNCVVIFINQLREKVGVMFGNPETTTGGRALKFYSSVRLDVRRVETLKQGGEMVGNHTRIKVVKNKVAPPFKQAEFDIMFGTGISKEGDILDLAADCGIVNKSGAWYAYNGDKIGQGRENAKLFLKEHTDICDEIEKKVRIHYHLLPDEEAAETAEGTENTGAETETETAED; encoded by the coding sequence ATGATAAATGAAGAAAAACAGAAAGCATTAGAGGCAGCTCTTGGACAGATTGAGAAGCACTATGGCAAGGGATCTGTCATGAAACTGGGAGAATCCAGCACGAATATGCAGGTGGAGACAGTCCCTACAGGTTCTTTAAGCCTGGATATTGCCCTTGGAGTCGGGGGAGTACCCAAGGGACGTATTATCGAGATCTACGGACCGGAATCCAGTGGTAAGACGACAGTTGCCCTCCATATGGTAGCGGAAGTCCAGAAGAGAGGCGGGATCGCAGGATTTATTGATGCGGAACATGCCCTCGATCCTGTATATGCCAGAAATATCGGAGTAGATATTGACAATTTATATATTTCACAGCCGGATAACGGGGAACAGGCACTGGAGATCACTGAGACTATGGTTCGTTCAGGAGCTGTGGATATTGTGATCGTGGACTCTGTTGCAGCCCTGGTACCGAAAGCGGAGATTGATGGAGATATGGGAGACAGCCATGTAGGTCTTCAGGCCCGTCTGATGTCCCAGGCCCTTCGTAAGCTTACAGCAGTGATCAGTAAATCCAACTGTGTGGTAATCTTTATCAATCAGCTTCGTGAGAAGGTGGGCGTGATGTTCGGTAATCCGGAAACCACTACAGGCGGACGTGCACTGAAATTTTATTCTTCCGTACGTCTGGATGTACGCAGGGTAGAGACTCTGAAGCAGGGCGGAGAGATGGTCGGAAACCACACCAGGATCAAGGTCGTTAAGAATAAAGTGGCACCGCCGTTCAAGCAGGCAGAATTTGATATTATGTTCGGCACAGGTATTTCGAAGGAAGGCGATATCCTGGATCTGGCAGCGGACTGTGGTATCGTGAACAAGAGCGGAGCATGGTATGCCTATAACGGAGATAAGATCGGACAGGGACGTGAGAATGCGAAACTGTTCCTGAAGGAACATACGGACATCTGCGACGAAATCGAGAAGAAGGTACGTATTCATTATCATCTTCTTCCTGATGAGGAGGCAGCAGAAACTGCTGAGGGCACTGAGAATACAGGTGCTGAAACAGAAACCGAAACAGCAGAGGATTGA
- a CDS encoding regulatory protein RecX, with product MQFLSEEHKRAAKKAMKLLEHMDRTEKGLRDRLHQAGFGQDAIEAAMAYVESYGYIDDYRYARTYIAYRMDSKSRQKVLQELAAKGVDRSVAAAAWEEEAALHAPDEREILRREVEKKYAPGARLDEKEMRRLYGYLGRRGFQFSDISGVLEELKIQVTPYSNTENS from the coding sequence ATGCAGTTTCTGTCAGAAGAGCATAAGCGAGCAGCGAAGAAAGCGATGAAACTTCTGGAACATATGGACCGTACAGAGAAGGGACTGCGGGACAGACTGCATCAGGCCGGATTTGGGCAGGATGCCATAGAGGCAGCCATGGCATATGTGGAGTCCTATGGATACATAGATGACTACCGCTATGCCAGAACCTATATTGCTTACAGGATGGATTCGAAGAGCCGCCAGAAAGTGCTGCAGGAGCTGGCTGCGAAAGGAGTAGATCGTTCTGTGGCAGCAGCAGCCTGGGAAGAAGAGGCAGCCCTTCACGCACCGGATGAACGGGAGATCCTGCGCAGGGAAGTGGAGAAGAAATATGCTCCCGGAGCCAGACTGGATGAGAAAGAAATGCGCAGGCTTTACGGATATCTTGGAAGAAGAGGATTTCAGTTTTCTGATATTTCCGGTGTTCTGGAAGAA
- a CDS encoding NAD(+)/NADH kinase, whose product MDRFYIITNSDKDPSMEITGKIVDYLKEYKRSCEIQQASRQHEGTYHYTDPSLIPDGVQCIIVLGGDGTLLQAARDVVHREIPLLGINLGQLGFLAEVDLQSLYSALDQLMADDYEVEERMMLEGCVYRGDELIGKDIALNDIVIGRDGHLRVVRFKNYVNDVYLNSYNADGIIISTPTGSTGYSLSAGGPIVSPNAAMTIMTPIAPHTLNTRSIIFPSEDVITVEIGKGRHCDCEKGLASFDGASSIGMVTGDCIVIRQAKVKTRILKLNHLSFVEVLRRKMRDS is encoded by the coding sequence ATGGACAGGTTTTATATTATTACAAACAGCGATAAAGATCCCAGTATGGAGATCACAGGGAAGATCGTTGATTATTTAAAAGAATATAAAAGAAGCTGTGAAATACAGCAGGCTTCCAGACAGCATGAGGGAACTTATCATTATACAGATCCATCCCTGATCCCCGATGGTGTTCAGTGCATTATTGTTCTGGGCGGAGATGGAACTCTTCTTCAGGCTGCCAGGGATGTAGTGCACAGAGAGATCCCTCTTTTGGGAATCAATCTTGGACAGCTGGGATTTCTGGCAGAAGTGGATCTGCAGTCTCTTTACAGTGCGCTGGACCAGCTTATGGCAGATGACTATGAGGTAGAAGAGCGGATGATGCTGGAAGGATGTGTGTACCGTGGAGATGAATTGATCGGGAAAGATATTGCCCTGAATGATATTGTGATCGGCAGGGACGGACATTTGAGAGTGGTACGTTTCAAAAATTACGTAAATGATGTATATCTTAATTCTTATAATGCAGATGGAATCATCATTTCCACACCTACAGGATCTACAGGTTACAGTCTGTCGGCAGGAGGTCCTATTGTATCACCGAATGCAGCCATGACCATTATGACACCTATTGCCCCTCATACTCTGAATACAAGAAGCATTATTTTTCCGTCAGAAGATGTGATCACTGTGGAGATCGGCAAAGGCAGACACTGTGACTGTGAGAAAGGCCTTGCCTCTTTTGACGGAGCCTCTTCTATAGGAATGGTCACAGGGGATTGTATTGTGATCCGGCAGGCGAAGGTAAAGACCAGGATCCTGAAGCTGAACCATTTAAGCTTCGTGGAAGTTCTTCGACGGAAAATGAGGGACAGTTAA
- the spoIVB gene encoding SpoIVB peptidase has protein sequence MNRRKKYRLFLMCFLVLDLLVMAFLGYQYLNRKIPDEIQVSRQNSTDVSELLSNPFVTFDEAVPVSGDGGYVLPCRLLGYLPFKEVKVTPVDDREVYVSGNTIGIYMETKGVLVIDTGEIQAEDGETKEPSRNIVRPGDYIVAFNDQKVTDKKELIRDLENMNGEAVTLKVNRDGETLPVSVTPAKDASGSYKLGLWVRDDTQGIGTLTYVNGNGSYGALGHGISDIDTADLLEISGGALYKAQVLAVNKGSKGNPGELAGLIRYEERNLLGTITENNKNGIYGQLYTNEENSISLRKMPAAHKQEVHTGDATILACVDGQVKEYAAEIKRIDLNHEDTNKSFVIQITDENLLELTGGVVQGMSGSPILQDGKVVGAVTHVFVQDSTSGYGIFIENMLNHEK, from the coding sequence ATGAACAGAAGAAAAAAATACCGGCTGTTTCTGATGTGTTTCCTGGTTCTTGATCTCCTTGTAATGGCATTTCTGGGATATCAGTATCTCAACCGTAAAATACCGGATGAGATCCAGGTTTCAAGACAAAACAGTACAGATGTGTCAGAGCTCCTTTCCAATCCTTTTGTAACCTTTGATGAGGCTGTGCCTGTTTCAGGTGACGGAGGGTATGTACTGCCCTGCAGACTTCTTGGATATCTGCCTTTCAAAGAAGTAAAAGTAACCCCTGTGGATGACAGGGAAGTGTATGTCAGTGGAAATACCATAGGGATCTATATGGAAACAAAGGGTGTACTGGTTATTGATACAGGAGAGATACAGGCTGAAGATGGTGAAACGAAAGAGCCATCCAGAAATATTGTCCGTCCGGGAGATTATATTGTAGCATTTAATGATCAGAAGGTTACAGACAAAAAAGAACTGATCAGGGATCTGGAAAACATGAATGGAGAAGCAGTTACGCTGAAAGTCAACAGAGATGGTGAGACGCTGCCTGTTTCTGTCACACCTGCCAAAGATGCCTCCGGCAGCTACAAACTTGGACTGTGGGTAAGAGATGACACCCAGGGGATCGGAACGCTGACCTATGTGAATGGGAACGGCAGCTACGGTGCACTGGGGCATGGGATCAGTGATATTGATACAGCAGATCTTCTGGAAATATCAGGAGGTGCTTTGTATAAAGCACAGGTTCTGGCAGTGAATAAAGGCAGCAAAGGAAATCCGGGGGAACTGGCAGGACTGATCCGTTACGAGGAAAGAAATCTTCTGGGGACTATTACAGAAAATAACAAAAACGGCATTTACGGACAGCTTTATACAAATGAAGAAAACAGTATTTCTCTGAGAAAAATGCCGGCAGCACATAAGCAGGAAGTGCACACCGGAGATGCCACGATCCTGGCGTGTGTGGATGGACAGGTAAAGGAATATGCAGCAGAGATCAAAAGGATCGATCTGAACCATGAAGATACCAATAAGAGCTTTGTGATCCAGATAACAGACGAAAATCTTCTGGAACTGACCGGAGGCGTGGTCCAGGGAATGTCCGGGTCGCCTATTTTGCAGGATGGAAAAGTAGTTGGCGCAGTTACCCATGTGTTTGTGCAGGATTCCACCAGTGGATATGGGATATTCATAGAAAATATGCTGAACCATGAGAAATAG
- a CDS encoding diguanylate cyclase: MTMQEAKQTMRYMESVFDVVRLLEADTLREIHYGDYTSKEPKAPCQCYDFWKKSSPCENCVSIRALEEKNRKVKMEFIDSVLYQVIAKYMEIDGREYVMEMINCLDDELILDPQGKNRLLKKISGYQEALYTDALTGASNRHFYENMIKNMKTPAGVAMIDLDDFKLYNDTLGHKVGDLVLRTVAEVIRSCIRKTDILIRYGGDEFILIMADVEPEIFTRKLKSISRKVQEAKVPGYPRLKMSVSIGGVMSEGDTIEEAISRADHFMYMAKNKKNMVVTEENSTGGKLEGRKEKFFEDLRPKILIIDDSEMNRAILREVLGEEFAVLEAANGEEGLEYLEEHEEDISLVLLDIIMPVMDGFEVLRVMSEKNFLDNIPVIMISSEESETYVKKAYEMGAMDYINRPFDAQVVYRRVFNTIKLYAKQRRLIALVTDQIKSELKK; encoded by the coding sequence ATGACAATGCAGGAAGCAAAGCAAACCATGCGGTATATGGAGTCTGTATTTGATGTAGTGCGTCTTCTGGAAGCTGATACATTAAGAGAGATCCATTATGGAGATTATACGTCCAAGGAGCCAAAAGCCCCCTGTCAGTGCTACGATTTCTGGAAGAAAAGCAGTCCGTGCGAGAATTGTGTATCTATACGTGCACTGGAGGAAAAGAACAGAAAAGTAAAAATGGAATTTATTGATTCTGTACTTTACCAGGTGATTGCAAAATATATGGAGATTGACGGCAGAGAGTATGTCATGGAGATGATCAACTGCCTGGACGATGAACTGATCCTGGATCCTCAGGGCAAAAACCGTCTGCTGAAAAAAATAAGCGGATACCAGGAAGCTCTGTATACAGATGCCCTTACAGGTGCATCCAATCGGCATTTCTATGAGAATATGATCAAAAATATGAAAACTCCTGCAGGAGTTGCAATGATCGATCTGGATGATTTCAAGTTATATAATGATACTCTTGGGCATAAAGTGGGAGATCTGGTGCTACGTACGGTAGCAGAAGTTATCAGAAGCTGTATCCGTAAAACAGATATTCTGATCCGGTACGGAGGGGATGAATTCATCCTGATCATGGCTGATGTAGAACCGGAGATTTTTACCCGGAAGCTGAAAAGTATCAGCAGGAAGGTGCAGGAGGCAAAAGTGCCTGGCTATCCCAGACTGAAGATGTCTGTCAGTATAGGCGGCGTAATGTCAGAAGGAGACACGATAGAAGAAGCGATCAGCCGTGCAGATCATTTTATGTATATGGCGAAAAATAAGAAGAACATGGTCGTTACAGAGGAGAACAGCACCGGCGGGAAGCTGGAAGGCAGAAAAGAGAAATTCTTTGAAGATTTACGGCCGAAGATCCTGATCATAGATGATTCAGAGATGAACCGTGCCATTCTCAGGGAGGTACTGGGAGAAGAATTTGCTGTCCTAGAAGCTGCCAACGGAGAAGAAGGCCTGGAATACCTTGAAGAGCATGAAGAAGATATTTCACTGGTGCTTCTGGATATTATCATGCCTGTGATGGATGGTTTCGAGGTTCTGCGGGTAATGTCTGAGAAGAATTTCCTGGACAATATTCCGGTGATCATGATTTCCAGTGAGGAATCAGAGACCTATGTGAAAAAAGCCTATGAAATGGGAGCCATGGATTATATCAACCGTCCGTTCGATGCCCAGGTAGTATACAGACGGGTATTTAACACCATAAAGCTCTATGCGAAACAGAGAAGACTGATCGCCCTGGTAACAGACCAGATCAAAAGTGAACTGAAAAAATAA
- the argR gene encoding arginine repressor: protein MKVARHEKIIELIHQYDIDTQEELASRLNEAGFKVTQATVSRDIRALKLTKVAGKDGKSRYAIINNESGSLSAKYTRVLEDALLSIDVGQNIIVIKTVSGMAMGVATALDALKWPEILGCIAGDDTIMCAAKNTDMALGAAEKLRSFVRLNQ, encoded by the coding sequence ATGAAGGTTGCGAGACATGAGAAGATCATAGAACTGATTCATCAATATGATATAGATACACAGGAGGAACTGGCTTCCAGGTTAAATGAAGCCGGATTTAAAGTGACCCAGGCAACAGTTTCCAGAGATATCCGTGCACTGAAGCTGACCAAGGTGGCAGGAAAAGACGGAAAATCCCGTTATGCGATCATTAACAATGAGTCCGGAAGTCTCAGTGCGAAATACACAAGGGTGCTGGAAGATGCACTTTTGTCTATTGATGTAGGACAGAACATTATTGTGATCAAAACAGTATCAGGTATGGCAATGGGGGTAGCTACAGCGTTGGATGCACTGAAATGGCCGGAGATCCTGGGATGTATCGCAGGTGACGATACAATTATGTGTGCTGCCAAGAATACAGACATGGCGCTTGGCGCTGCTGAGAAGCTGAGAAGCTTTGTAAGACTGAACCAATAA
- a CDS encoding TlyA family RNA methyltransferase, with protein sequence MKKRLDMLMMERALAPSREKAKAYIMAGDVYVDGQKEDKAGTMFPETVKIEVRGNTLPYVSRGGLKLEKAMKNFDVTLKDKVCMDVGASTGGFTDCMLQNGAVKVYSIDVGYGQLDWKLRNDPRVVCMEKTNIRYVVPEDLEGPADFSSIDVSFISLTKVLLPVRNLLTEEGEIVCLIKPQFEAGREKVGKKGVVRDPAVHQEVIEKVRDYAMSISMEPCHLSFSPIKGPEGNIEYLLHLKKHPEGSQVSDSLQVSVEEVVSQAHGQLDK encoded by the coding sequence ATGAAAAAACGATTGGATATGCTGATGATGGAACGTGCCCTTGCTCCTTCCAGGGAGAAGGCGAAAGCGTACATCATGGCAGGAGATGTATATGTGGATGGTCAGAAAGAGGACAAGGCAGGAACCATGTTCCCTGAGACTGTAAAAATAGAAGTAAGAGGCAACACACTTCCCTATGTAAGCAGGGGAGGACTGAAACTTGAGAAAGCCATGAAGAATTTCGATGTGACTCTGAAAGACAAGGTCTGCATGGATGTAGGAGCTTCCACCGGTGGATTTACAGACTGCATGCTCCAGAACGGGGCTGTAAAAGTATATTCCATTGATGTAGGATACGGACAGCTTGACTGGAAACTGCGTAATGATCCCAGGGTAGTCTGTATGGAAAAAACCAATATCCGCTATGTAGTGCCGGAAGATCTGGAAGGTCCTGCGGACTTTTCTTCCATTGACGTTTCCTTTATTTCTCTGACTAAAGTACTGCTTCCTGTAAGGAATCTTCTTACAGAAGAAGGTGAGATCGTGTGTCTGATCAAGCCACAGTTTGAAGCAGGGAGAGAGAAAGTGGGAAAGAAAGGCGTAGTCCGTGATCCGGCAGTGCATCAGGAAGTGATCGAGAAGGTTCGGGATTATGCCATGAGTATTTCCATGGAACCATGCCATCTGTCCTTTTCCCCTATCAAAGGGCCGGAAGGAAATATTGAGTACCTTCTTCATCTGAAGAAACATCCGGAAGGAAGCCAGGTATCGGACAGCCTTCAGGTGTCTGTGGAAGAGGTTGTTTCACAGGCCCACGGACAGCTGGATAAATAA
- the glgA gene encoding glycogen synthase GlgA: protein MKNILFATSEAVPFIKTGGLADVAGALPKYFDKRYFDIRVILPKYACMKQEWKDKMEYVTHFYMDLGYKNCYVGIMHMEYDGIQFYFIDNEYYFSGPKPYDSAPWDLEKFAFFSKAVLSVLPVIGFRPDVIHCHDWQTGLVPVYLHDSFQQNEFFWNIKTIMTIHNLKFQGVWDVKTVQDITGLSDYYFTSDKLEAYKDANFLKGGIVFADAVTTVSNTYAEEIKTPFYGERLDGLMCARANSLRGIVNGIDYNIFNPETDPYITKNYNATTFRKEKVKNKIQLQKDLGLEENPKAMMIGIVSRLTDQKGFDLIAYVMDELCQDAVQIVVLGTGDERYENMFRHFDWKYHGKVSAQIYYDESMSHRIYAASDAFLMPSLFEPCGLSQLMSLRYGTLPIVRETGGLKDTVEPFNEYEGTGTGFSFRNYNAHEMLNTVRNAERIYYDKKREWNKMVDRAMAADFSWNNSARQYEEMYNWLIGDKPE, encoded by the coding sequence ATGAAAAATATTTTATTTGCAACATCTGAAGCAGTTCCGTTTATCAAAACAGGAGGACTGGCAGATGTAGCAGGCGCTTTACCGAAATATTTCGACAAGAGATATTTCGATATTCGTGTGATCTTACCGAAATATGCCTGTATGAAACAGGAATGGAAAGATAAAATGGAATACGTCACACATTTCTACATGGATCTGGGATATAAGAACTGCTATGTAGGAATTATGCATATGGAGTATGATGGAATTCAGTTCTATTTCATTGACAATGAATACTATTTCAGTGGTCCGAAACCATATGACAGTGCTCCGTGGGATCTGGAGAAATTTGCATTCTTTTCCAAAGCAGTATTATCCGTACTTCCGGTGATCGGATTCAGACCGGATGTGATCCACTGTCATGACTGGCAGACAGGACTTGTCCCTGTATATCTTCATGACAGCTTCCAGCAGAATGAATTTTTCTGGAATATCAAGACGATCATGACAATACATAACCTGAAATTCCAAGGCGTCTGGGATGTGAAGACTGTACAGGATATCACAGGTCTTTCTGATTATTATTTCACTTCAGACAAGCTGGAAGCTTACAAGGATGCCAATTTCCTTAAGGGAGGTATCGTATTTGCGGATGCTGTGACAACTGTCAGCAATACTTATGCAGAGGAGATCAAGACACCGTTCTACGGCGAACGCCTTGACGGCCTGATGTGTGCCCGGGCTAACAGTCTGAGAGGAATTGTCAATGGTATTGACTACAATATCTTTAATCCGGAGACTGATCCATATATCACGAAGAACTATAACGCGACAACCTTCCGCAAGGAAAAAGTAAAAAATAAGATCCAGCTTCAGAAGGATCTGGGACTGGAAGAAAATCCGAAGGCAATGATGATCGGTATCGTTTCACGTCTGACAGACCAGAAGGGCTTTGACCTTATCGCATATGTGATGGATGAACTCTGCCAAGATGCAGTGCAGATCGTAGTTCTCGGAACCGGTGATGAACGTTATGAGAATATGTTCCGTCATTTCGACTGGAAATACCATGGAAAGGTTTCTGCCCAGATCTATTATGACGAATCGATGTCACACCGTATTTATGCTGCTTCTGATGCATTCCTTATGCCGTCTCTGTTCGAGCCATGCGGTTTAAGCCAGCTGATGAGCCTTCGTTACGGAACTCTTCCGATCGTCCGTGAAACAGGTGGTCTGAAAGATACAGTGGAACCGTTTAATGAATATGAAGGAACAGGTACAGGATTCTCCTTCCGCAACTACAATGCCCATGAGATGCTCAATACAGTACGGAATGCAGAGAGGATCTACTACGATAAGAAACGTGAATGGAATAAGATGGTTGACCGTGCTATGGCAGCAGATTTTTCCTGGAACAATTCCGCACGTCAGTATGAAGAGATGTATAACTGGCTGATCGGTGATAAACCGGAATAA